One window of the Aquila chrysaetos chrysaetos chromosome 8, bAquChr1.4, whole genome shotgun sequence genome contains the following:
- the TMEM218 gene encoding transmembrane protein 218, with protein MAGAALGAGPGVLVLQLLWGLALLLCLALSRAAGRARFAVVLVTLGAAVLSAALLLFPREDERPATAAADEIVDTFFIGRFILLAVMSLVLLGCLFLLLIYHLMEPVYAKPLHSS; from the exons ATGGCGGGCGCGGCgctgggagcggggccgggcgtgctggtgctgcagctgctgtggggcCTGGCgttgctgctctgcctggcgCTCTCCCgggcggccggccgggcccG GTTCGCCGTGGTGCTGGTGACGCTGGGAGCCGCCGTCCTCAGCGCCGCGCTGCTGCTCTTCCCCCGGGAGGACGAGCGCCCGGCCACAGCTGCCGCTGATGAG ATTGTAGACACCTTCTTTATCGgccgcttcatcctcttggCTGTGATGAGCCTGGTCTTACTTGGGTGCCTGTTCCTGCTCCTGATTTACCACCTCATGGAGCCGGTGTACGCCAAACCGCTCCACAGCAGCTAG